One genomic window of Vicugna pacos chromosome 18, VicPac4, whole genome shotgun sequence includes the following:
- the PRR14 gene encoding proline-rich protein 14 isoform X2: protein MAAHMVPLVPQKEISTPRHHSNHQDSVHSQSPASQARPPDPLHLCREPLSRVHRPPSTLRRRSRTTPGSKEGPSQKVAQTPQPTLVVMLEDIASSRAPAEGFADETSNFIIPARRAEPMMMVHQPKPPSRDLEPPFQPSALSADPLESPPPAPDPVLEPPSTPPPSSLLRPRLSPWGLAPLFHSVRSKLESFADIFLTPNKVPQPPPPSPPMKLELKIAISEAEQSGAAKGTATVSPRPPIRQWRVQDRNPPAPLPKPSLGRSHSCPDLGPPGPDTCSWPPAPPHPSWSRPRRHTVGGGEMAQAPPPPRPCLRKEVFPLGGVGGSPPLVTSCSSTASTSSFSEPAQPRLSSTKRKEPRASEDQELSDPETKTMGKVSRFRIRRTPARSQLNLTPMGLPRPIRLNKKEFSLEEIYTNKNYQSPTTRRTFETIFEEPRERNGTLIFTSSRKLRRTVEFRDSSLPRSRRPSRGARAAAGRTLTPNLAPNPDVGPLLQQRLQELDALLLEEEEGDRERPHRT from the exons GTCCCCCTGGTACCCCAAAAGGAGATCTCCACCCCTCGGCACCACAGCAACCATCAGGATTCTGTCCACAGCCAGTCACCTGCCTCACAGGCTAG GCCTCCTGACCCACTGCACTTATGCCGAGAGCCCTTGAGCCGTGTCCATCGGCCCCCTTCCACACTGAGGCGGCGATCAAGGACAACGCCTGGCTCAAAGGAAGGCCCTTCACAAAAGGTGGCCCAGACCCCCCAGCCCACTCTGGTGGTGATGCTAGAAGACATTGCCAGCTCCAGAGCCCCAGCTGAG GGCTTTGCTGATGAGACTTCCAACTTCATCATCCCAGCAAGAAG AGCTGAGCCCATGATGATGGTTCACCAACCAAAGCCTCCGTCCAGGGACCTGGAACCCCCATTCCAGCCATCTGCTCTGTCTGCAGACCCTCTGGAGAGCCCACCACCAG CCCCAGATCCAGTTCTGGAGCCCCCATCGACCCCACCGCCGTCCAGCCTTTTACGCCCCCGCCTCAGTCCCTGGGGCTTGGCCCCCCTCTTCCATTCCGTCCGCTCCAAGCTGGAGAGCTTTGCCGACATCTTCCTCACACCcaacaaagtcccacagcccccACCTCCATCACCCCCCATGAAGTTGGAGTTGAAGATTGCCATCTCAGAGGCTGAGCAGTCTGGGGCTGCCAAGGGCACTGCAACTGTCAGTCCCCGGCCCCCTATTCGCCAATGGCGGGTCCAAGACCGCAATCCCCCAGCACCTCTCCCTAAGCCCTCTCTGGGCCGAAGTCACTCCTGCCCTGATCTGGGGCCCCCTGGCCCAGATACCTGCAGCTGGCCCCCTGCTCCACCCCACCCAAGCTGGTCACGGCCACGGCGGCACACTGTAGGTGGTGGAGAGATGGCCCAAGCCCCGCCACCTCCTCGACCCTGTCTCCGGAAAGAGGTGTTCCCTCTTGGAGGAGTGGGAGGCTCTCCTCCCCTCGTCACATCTTGCTCGTCTACTGCATCCACTTCTTCCTTCTCTGAACCTGCACAACCCAG GTTGAGCTCAACCAAGAGGAAGGAGCCAAGGGCCTCAGAGGACCAGGAGCTTTCAGACCCTGAGACCAAG ACCATGGGAAAGGTTTCTCGATTCCGAATACGTAGGACACCAGCCCGTTCTCAACTAAACCTGACACCGATGGGGCTGCCTCGACCAATCAG GTTGAACAAGAAGGAGTTCAGCTTGGAAGAAATTTATACCAACAAGAATTACCAGTCACCTACAACCAGGAG GACTTTTGAGACCATCTTCGAGGAACCCCGGGAGCGCAATGGGACTCTGATTTTCACTAGCTCGAGGAAGCTCCGGCGAACTGTAGAATTTCGGGACAGCAGCCTTCCTCGATCCCGGCGGCCATCTCGTGGGGCCCGGGCTGCAGCTGGCCGGACCCTTACTCCCAACCTGGCCCCCAACCCAGATGTAGGACCCCTGCTGCAGCAGCGACTGCAGGAGCTGGATGCCTtgctcctggaggaggaggaaggggatcgAGAGCGGCCCCATCGGACTTAG
- the FBRS gene encoding probable fibrosin-1, whose protein sequence is METAAAAAPGPGWAAEGERRRRRCSRRDRDREQRRRRGPGGDAPRALLAAPRGSSSSSSPPPPAKPWSSASSGERPGGPRRRRPRPRPRPPRPRARKRPAGSGSRGEEEEEEEEGGADDGEAEEEPEEEEEEEEDLIDGFAIASFASLEALQKDASLQPPERLEHRLKHSGKRKRGGSSGATGEPGDSSDREPGRPSGDRARKWPNKRRRKEASSRHSLEAGYICDAESDLDERVSDDDLDPSFTVSTSKASGPHGAFNGNCEAKLSVVPKVSGLERSQEQPPGPDPLLVPFPPKEPPPPPAPRPPVSPPAPLPAAPSLPPPPQPQLQLRVSPFGLRTSPYGSSLDLSTGSSSRPPPKAPAPPVAQPPPSSSSSSSSSSSASSSSAQLTHRPPTPSLPLPLSTHSFPHPGLRPPPPPHHPSLFSPGPTLPPPPPLLQVPGHPGASAANALSEQDLIGQDLNSRYLNAQGGPEVVGAGGSARPLAFQFHQHNHQHQHTHQHTHQHFTPYPPGLLPPHGPHMFEKYPGKMEGLFRHNPYTAFPPAVPGLPPGLPPAVSFGSLQGAFQPKSTNPELPPRLGPVPSGLPQKGTQIPDHFRPPLRKPGKWCAMHVRVAYMILRHQEKMKGDSHKLDFRNDLLPCLPGPYGALPPGQELSHPAASLFTATGAVHAAANPFTAAPGAHGPFLSPSTHIDPFGRPTSFASLAALSNGAFGGLGSPTFNSGAVFAQKESPGAPPAFASPPDPWGRLHRSPLAFPAWVRPPEAARTPGSDKERPVERREPSVTKEEKDRDLPFSRPQLRVSPATPKARAGEEGARPAKESVRVKEERKEEAAAAAAAAAAAAAAAAAAATTGPQGLHLLFERPRPPPFLGPSPPERCAGFLEPTWLAGPPRLARPPRFYEAGEELTGPGAVAAARLYGLEPAHPLLYSRLAPPPPPTAAPGTPHLLSKTPPGALLGAPPPLVPAPRPSSPPRAPGPARADR, encoded by the exons ATGGAGACGGCAGCGGCCGCGGCTCCCGGCCCCGGCTGGGCCGCTGAGggggagcggcggcggcggcggtgctCGCGCCGAGACCGAGACCGGGAGCAGCGGCGCCGCCGAGGTCCCGGCGGCGACGCGCCCCGGGCCCTGTTGGCCGCCCCGCGCGGATCCTCGTCGTCGtcgtcgccgccgccgcccgccaaGCCCTGGTCGTCAGCTTCGTCTGGAGAGCGGCCCGGAGGCCCGAGACGGCGGCGTCCGCGTCCCAGGCCTCGGCCGCCGCGACCCCGAGCTCGGAAGCGGCCTGCCGGCTCGGGGAGccgtggggaggaggaagaggaggaggaggaggggggcgcAGACGATGGGGAGGCCGAGGAGGagcctgaggaggaggaagaagaagaggaggactTGATCGATGGCTTTGCCATCGCCAGCTTCGCCAGCCTCGAGGCCTTGCAG aaGGATGCGTCTCTTCAGCCCCCAGAGCGACTGGAGCATCGGCTGAAGCATTCTGGGAAGCGGAAGAGGGGGGGCTCCAGTGGGGCCACTGGGGAGCCAGGAGACAGCTCTGATCGAGAGCCTGGCCGGCCCTCTGGGGATCGTGCCCGAAAGTGGCCCAATAAACGGAGAAGGAAAGAG GCCTCCTCCCGTCATTCTCTGGAAGCTGGATACATA TGTGATGCAGAAAGCGATCTGGACGAGAGG GTCTCCGATGATGACCTCGACCCATCCTTTACTGTCTCAACCAGCAAAG CCTCGGGCCCCCACGGCGCCTTCAATGGGAACTGTGAAGCAAAACTCTCCGTAGTCCCTAAAGTGTCGGGCCTGGAGCGGAGCCAGGAACAGCCCCCAGGGCCCGACCCGCTGCTAGTGCCTTTCCCCCCGAAGGAACCACCGCCTCCACCGGCCCCTCGGCCTCCTGTCTCACCCCCTGCACCCCTGCCGGCCGCCCCCagtctgccacccccaccccagccccagctgcagctTCGGGTCTCGCCTTTTGGCCTCCGCACTTCCCCTTATGGCAGCAGCCTGGACCTCAGCACTGGCAG CTCTTCACGGCCGCCCCCCAAGGCCCCGGCCCCTCCCGTGGCTCAGCCTCCCCCCTCATCATCCTcttcgtcctcttcctcctcatctgCCTCCTCCTCGTCCGCGCAGCTCACCCACCGGCCCCCGACGCCCTCACTGCCCCTGCCTTTATCCACCCACAGCTTCCCCCACCCCGGGCTGCGgccccccccaccaccccaccacccctcctTGTTCTCCCctggccccaccctgcccccacccccacccctgctgcaGGTGCCAGGGCACCCTGGGGCCTCAGCCGCTAACGCCCTTTCTG agCAGGACCTGATCGGCCAGGACCTGAATTCTCGCTACCTGAATGCCCAGGGTGGCCCCgaggtggtgggggcagggggctcgGCCCGGCCCCTGGCCTTCCAGTTCCACCAGCACAaccaccagcaccagcacacCCACCAGCACACCCACCAGCACTTCACCCCTTATCCCCCGGGCCTGCTGCCACCCCATGGCCCCCACATG TTTGAGAAATACCCAGGAAAGATGGAAGGCCTTTTCCGGCataat ccgtACACGGCCTTCCCTCCCGCAGTGCCCGGCCTACCTCCGGGCCTCCCGCCGGCTGTCTCCTTTGGCTCCCTGCAGGGGGCCTTCCAGCCCAAG AGCACGAACCCCGAGCTGCCACCACGACTGGGGCCAGTGCCGAGCGGGCTTCCCCAAAAGGGGACACAG ATCCCTGACCATTTCCGGCCACCTTTGAGG AAACCAGGGAAGTGGTGTGCCATGCACGTGCGCGTGGCTTACATGATCCTGAGACACCAGGAAAAGATGAAG GGCGACTCCCACAAGCTTGACTTTCGGAACGACCTCCTGCCCTGCCTTCCGGGGCCCTATGGGGCCCTGCCCCCTGGGCAGGAGCTCTCCCACCCGGCCGCCTCCCTCTTCACTGCGACTG GTGCCGTCCATGCTGCAGCCAACCCTTTCACGGCAGCTCCCGGGGCCCACGGACCCTTTCTGAGCCCCAGCACCCACATTG ATCCCTTTGGGCGTCCCACAAGCTTCGCCTCCTTGGCTGCCCTCTCCAACGGGGCATTTGGAGGCCTGGGCAGCCCCACATTCA ACTCCGGCGCCGTCTTTGCCCAGAAAGAAAGCCCAGGGGCTCCACCAGCCTTCGCCTCCCCCCCAGACCCATGGGGCCGCCTGCACCGCAGTCCTCTGGCCTTTCCTGCCTGGGTCCGGCCCCCTGAGGCGGCCCGGACACCAGGCTCAGACAAGGAGCGGCCTGTGGAGCGGAGGGAGCCCTCTGTCACTAAGGAGGAGAAAGACAG GGACCTTCCCTTCTCACGGCCCCAGCTCCGAGTTTCTCCAGCTACTCCCAAGGCCCGGGCTGGCGAGGAAGGGGCCAGGCCAGCCAAGGAGTCTGTGCGGGTGAAGGAAGAGCGGAAGGAAgaggctgccgccgccgctgctgccgccgccgccgctgccgctgccgccgccgccgccgccaccaccggGCCTCAAGGCCTTCACCTGCTGTTCGAGAGGCCTCGGCCACCTCCGTTTCTGGGTCCTAGTCCTCCGGAGCGCTGTGCTGGCTTCCTGGAGCCAACCTGGTTGGCAGGGCCCCCTCGCCTTGCTAGACCACCCCGCTTCTATGAGGCGGGTGAGGAGCTGACTGGACCAGGGGCCGTGGCTGCTGCCCGCCTCTACGGTCTGGAGCCTGCCCATCCCCTACTCTACAGCCGCTTGGCTCCTCCGCCACCGCCAACCGCGGCCCCGGGAACCCCTCACCTTCTCAGCAAGACTCCCCCAGGAGCCCTTCTGGGGGCACCGCCTCCACTTGTGCCCGCCCCCCGGCCTAGTTCCCCACCTCGGGCCCCTGGCCCAGCCCGGGCCGACaggtga